The sequence below is a genomic window from Cicer arietinum cultivar CDC Frontier isolate Library 1 chromosome 6, Cicar.CDCFrontier_v2.0, whole genome shotgun sequence.
tttgtaaattaataaaaaaaaaaaaaaaaataaccgGATGAAAGTATCGTTCCTTCATGAGAGAATCATGATGATAGATTGATACATTTTCAACAGTGAACTCGCTAAAAACTGAATTTTATGTGACTACACGTCGACAAACGAATTCATTTTGTTACCGTTGGAGATGTTCCAAGTACTTAACTCTATTggattctaatatttttatacataaaaCCCTGTCTTTTATAGTATATAAAACCCTGTCTTTTATAGTATCACTAATAATATTGGGTACAATCCTCTCAGAAAAAAATTGGTAGAGTTTGAGATTTAAcctataaaataacatataaaataacatactcgtaaattatcaaataatgtCTTGAGttgtataaatttttagttataaCTTGCAAATTCATTGTCAAAAGTGGGTGGATAAGTTAGCTAACCATAGTAGAACTTACAAATTGATATCTATTCACTTTCAGTACGTGTAAATTAACaagtttaattgaaaaatttgtAAAAGTTATATTCCCTAAAAATGAGCGAATCTTTGTAAAAGTACTATTAACATCTCCGGCGGAAGATATGAGATGAGATACGTCCTTTGTCAATTTCATGGATTCCCGCTATTAATTGGGGGTGGGGTTATCCTTGTGTAGTGCCTATTatgaaaagataaaatttgatCTCAATCGAAAACCCAGTGAATCATCATATAATCATACATCACCTCCTTCAATAAGAACATCTCTTTCATTGTCTTCTCAAATGCAATGCTGCAGACTTTTGCAAAACTCATTCTAAACACACTCTCAAAACCAAAACCACTTCTCCACCACCACAAAACCCTAACCACAGCCACAACCTCCAAAGATGAGTACTTCGCCGCAATCCAACACGTTGCCAACATCGTCCGTCGTGACTTCTACTTGGAACGAACCCTCAACAAACTCCGCATCACAATCACACCAGAACTCGTCTTCCGCGTCCTCCGCGCCTGTTCCTCTTCCCCCACCGAATCCCTCCGTTTCTTCAATTGGGCCCGTTCCCACCACCACCACCCTCCCTACACCCCAACCTCCGTCGAATTCGAACAAATCGTCACCATCCTCGCCAACGCAAACAACTACCAAACAATGTGGTCCATCATCCATCAAATGACTCACAACCATAACCTCTCCCTCTCCCCCTCCGCTGTCTCCTCCTTAATCGAATCCTACGGCCGCCATCGCCACATTGACCAATCTGTTCAGCTTTTCAACAAATGCAAAGTCTTCAACTGCCCTCAAAATCTCAACCTCTACAATTCCCTCCTTTTCGCCCTCTGCGAATCCAAACTCTTCCATGCCGCTTATGCCCTAATCCGCCGCATGATCCGCAAAGGAATCAACCCTGATAAACGAACCTACGCGCTTCTCGTCAACGCGTGGTGTTCCACCGGTAAAATGCGTGAGGCTCAACAGTTTCTCAAAGAAATGAGTGATAAAGGTTTCACACCTCCCGTTAGAGGCCGCGATCTCCTCATCGAAGGACTTTTAAACGCTGGTTACATTGAATCTGCGAAAGGAATGGTGAGGAAGATGGTGAAGGAAGGAATTATTCCCGACGTGGGAACATTCAATGCATTAATGGAATCAATTTGTAAGTGTGGGGATGATGAAATTAAGTTTTGTATTGATCTTTATCATGAGCTTTGTTCATTAGGGATGGTTCCTGATGTTAATACTTACAAGATTTTGGTACCTGCCGTTTCGAAAATTGGGTTGATGGATGAAGCTTTTAAGTTGTTGAATAATTTTACTGAGGAAGGTAATCGACCATTTCCTAGTTTGTATGCACCTGTTATGAAAGGTTTGTTTAAAAGAGGTCAATTTGATGATGCTTTTTGCTTTTTTGCTGATATGAAAGTAAAGGGTCATCCACCTAATCGTCCTCTTTACACTATGCTTATTACTATGTGTGG
It includes:
- the LOC101494505 gene encoding uncharacterized protein, with translation MLQTFAKLILNTLSKPKPLLHHHKTLTTATTSKDEYFAAIQHVANIVRRDFYLERTLNKLRITITPELVFRVLRACSSSPTESLRFFNWARSHHHHPPYTPTSVEFEQIVTILANANNYQTMWSIIHQMTHNHNLSLSPSAVSSLIESYGRHRHIDQSVQLFNKCKVFNCPQNLNLYNSLLFALCESKLFHAAYALIRRMIRKGINPDKRTYALLVNAWCSTGKMREAQQFLKEMSDKGFTPPVRGRDLLIEGLLNAGYIESAKGMVRKMVKEGIIPDVGTFNALMESICKCGDDEIKFCIDLYHELCSLGMVPDVNTYKILVPAVSKIGLMDEAFKLLNNFTEEGNRPFPSLYAPVMKGLFKRGQFDDAFCFFADMKVKGHPPNRPLYTMLITMCGRGGRFVDAANYLFEMTEIGFVPISRCFDMVTDGLKNCGKHDLAKRVQQLEVSIRGV